The genomic stretch TGATAGATATTCATCAAAGGTAGGGAATTTTTACTTCAGTGGCGGGCGAAGTTGCCTACAAAACCGAGAAATCACGGCGATGGTCATCAACGGGTGTCTGTTTCAGCTCACCCTTGCCAGAGTCACTTTTAGACAGATGATTGACCTCGACATTCTGGCGGTTGGCAGCACTGATTTGTGTTACCCGATCACCGGGGATCATAAGCTTGCCCAGCTCACGCCGCAATTTAATCGCCTGCGCATCAGTAATGTCGCCAGTAAACACCGAATACTGGTCATGATTCAGATAGCGACGTAGCAGCTTCTTGAATTTGTCGGTGCGTTTGGCTTCGACATCGTAAGTCATCAGCATAAACATTCATACCCTCCGTTTGAACGCTTCATATTCCCCGGCTCCCAGCACTTCGCGTTCCAGCCCTAGTGCCTCACGGTAAATCCAATTGCGGAAACTGCGCCCCTGATACTGTTCTTCCAGCCGCAAGGAGAATTGTTCCGCCACATGCCGCCGCCCAGTTTCCGACAGCAAACAAACGTTGTCATGCTGCTCAAACCAACTTTCATCCAACATCCGCCGTTGCACCATGCGGAAAATCAGCATATCCGTCAGCACCGGCTTAAAAGGCTCCGCCAGATCCAAACTCAATGACGCACGCCCATAACCGGGGGAATGCAACACACTGAACGTTTCCTCCAGATGCGTCTTGCTGATTTCATGCCGCACCACGGTATAAACCAGTTGGTTCAAGAACGACAACAAGCAATTGATCGGGTTATTCGGCGGACGCCGTACCCGCTTACCAAAATCCAGTTCCGCATGAATAGCAGGCCAAGCAGCGTAATAGTATTGATGCAACTGCCCCTCAATCCCCATCAAAGTGTTGGTATCCACCGCCCGTGCAATAGTCGCCAACAGCTTCTGCATATCGAACACCGGCTGTTTCATCGCCTCATTACCGCGATACTGGTAATAACGCAAGTTCGCCAACATATTGTGAGCTGCACCCCGTACAACCTCCCGTGCCACACTCATGCGTCGCACATCATCCAGCAGTAATTCGGCCTGTTTGAGCTTCACCTTACCCGCCGGATTGTGATCGTAAGGCTCAAATGCCCCCTTGAAATAGCCGTAGTAATCAAACACCGACAGGCGTACCCCGTGTTTGCCACACAAGCCCAACAGGCGCGAATTAAGACGGCTTTCCGACAGCAATACCACATGCGACAACTTTTC from Thiothrix litoralis encodes the following:
- the cas2 gene encoding CRISPR-associated endonuclease Cas2: MFMLMTYDVEAKRTDKFKKLLRRYLNHDQYSVFTGDITDAQAIKLRRELGKLMIPGDRVTQISAANRQNVEVNHLSKSDSGKGELKQTPVDDHRRDFSVL
- the cas1 gene encoding CRISPR-associated endonuclease Cas1; the protein is MMETLFISREAQLRQHENTLQIKMGDQVRSLPIEKLSHVVLLSESRLNSRLLGLCGKHGVRLSVFDYYGYFKGAFEPYDHNPAGKVKLKQAELLLDDVRRMSVAREVVRGAAHNMLANLRYYQYRGNEAMKQPVFDMQKLLATIARAVDTNTLMGIEGQLHQYYYAAWPAIHAELDFGKRVRRPPNNPINCLLSFLNQLVYTVVRHEISKTHLEETFSVLHSPGYGRASLSLDLAEPFKPVLTDMLIFRMVQRRMLDESWFEQHDNVCLLSETGRRHVAEQFSLRLEEQYQGRSFRNWIYREALGLEREVLGAGEYEAFKRRV